A genome region from Dickeya dadantii NCPPB 898 includes the following:
- the mltB gene encoding lytic murein transglycosylase B, with the protein MRRLVAVFPLLLALSACSNKSAEPAGAEIIGTPAANAPSGGFLLSPAHAGGLLTSGDFANSPDVDRFVDKMARQYGFERQQLHDVLAQAQRLDWVIRLMDKQAPSPSTATPSNIPNGAWLRYRKQFITPDNVQNGVAFWNQYQDALDRAQQVYGVPPEIIVGIIGVETRWGRVMGKTRILDALATLAFAYPRRAAYFQSELEYFLLMAREDGFDPLSLRGSFAGAMGYGQFMPSAFKKYAVDFNGDGIPNLWDPVDAIGSVANYFKSNGWQPGGQVAVTASGQTFALETGFKTRYSLSTLAAAGLRPTASLGAVQEASLLRLDMGSYYQFWYGLSNFYAITRYNNSVHYAMAVWQLGEEVRKARMGY; encoded by the coding sequence ATGCGTCGCCTGGTTGCTGTTTTTCCGCTGTTGCTGGCGCTGTCCGCCTGCAGCAATAAATCCGCTGAGCCCGCCGGGGCTGAAATTATCGGTACGCCCGCCGCCAACGCTCCATCCGGCGGCTTTTTGTTATCCCCCGCTCACGCCGGCGGTCTGCTGACCAGCGGCGATTTCGCCAACAGCCCGGATGTGGACCGTTTCGTCGACAAAATGGCGCGGCAGTATGGCTTCGAACGCCAGCAACTGCACGATGTGCTGGCACAGGCGCAGCGGCTGGACTGGGTGATCCGGCTGATGGACAAACAGGCGCCGTCGCCGTCAACGGCAACCCCTTCCAACATTCCCAATGGCGCCTGGTTGCGCTATCGCAAACAGTTCATCACCCCGGATAACGTGCAGAACGGCGTGGCGTTCTGGAACCAGTATCAGGACGCGCTGGATCGCGCCCAGCAGGTCTACGGCGTACCGCCGGAGATCATCGTCGGTATTATCGGGGTGGAAACCCGCTGGGGCCGGGTGATGGGCAAAACCCGCATTCTGGATGCGCTGGCGACGCTGGCCTTCGCCTACCCACGCCGCGCCGCGTACTTCCAAAGCGAGCTGGAGTATTTTCTGCTGATGGCGCGGGAAGACGGTTTTGACCCGCTGTCGCTGCGCGGCTCCTTTGCCGGCGCGATGGGCTACGGCCAGTTCATGCCGTCCGCATTCAAGAAATACGCGGTGGATTTCAACGGCGACGGCATTCCCAATCTGTGGGACCCGGTAGACGCCATCGGCAGCGTCGCTAACTACTTCAAATCAAACGGCTGGCAGCCTGGCGGACAGGTGGCGGTGACCGCCAGCGGCCAGACCTTCGCGCTGGAAACCGGCTTCAAGACCCGCTATTCGCTGTCGACGCTGGCGGCCGCCGGGCTACGCCCGACCGCCTCATTAGGCGCTGTGCAGGAAGCCAGCCTGCTGCGCCTCGACATGGGCAGCTACTACCAGTTCTGGTACGGCCTGTCGAACTTCTACGCCATCACCCGCTACAACAACAGCGTGCATTACGCGATGGCGGTATGGCAGTTGGGGGAAGAAGTCAGAAAAGCGAGAATGGGGTATTAA
- a CDS encoding LysR family transcriptional regulator: MTARYLQDTALRYFLEVVRCGSISEAALRLNVAGSAISRQVSGLEDRLNTTLFERRKSGMIPTAAGELLAAYAFRNQLETEQVTQEIRELQGLRRGDVRIVSTAGFSLDFIPMAIASFRRHYPYIRFQLLVATAEEVARRLNEGESDIGLTFSQIPTANIHVAYRLHSPLVAVMQRHHPLAEKSSLRLSQLAGYPLGVPVRHILTRRLFDACCSRQGLLIDPAFETTSISALLAFARYCDGVVISTELVVRQYLKDHDMVAVPITGQDLNGLNIELNTLAGRTLPKAVSAFTDHLIRIMEQEQQPDA, from the coding sequence ATGACCGCACGTTATCTGCAGGACACCGCCCTGCGCTATTTTCTGGAAGTGGTGCGTTGTGGTTCCATCAGTGAAGCCGCCTTGCGGCTCAACGTGGCCGGCTCCGCCATCAGCCGCCAGGTCAGCGGGCTGGAAGACCGGCTCAACACCACGCTGTTTGAGCGGCGGAAAAGCGGTATGATCCCCACCGCCGCCGGAGAACTGCTGGCGGCCTACGCCTTTCGCAATCAGTTGGAAACCGAGCAAGTGACGCAGGAAATTCGGGAGTTGCAGGGTTTGCGCCGCGGTGACGTACGCATTGTGTCCACGGCGGGATTTAGCCTGGATTTTATTCCGATGGCGATCGCCTCGTTTCGCCGGCATTACCCCTATATTCGCTTTCAGCTACTGGTGGCGACGGCCGAAGAAGTGGCGCGCCGGCTGAATGAGGGCGAAAGCGACATCGGGCTGACGTTCAGTCAGATACCAACCGCCAACATTCATGTCGCCTACCGGCTGCATTCGCCGCTGGTGGCGGTGATGCAGCGCCACCATCCGCTGGCGGAGAAATCGAGCCTGCGCCTGTCGCAACTGGCGGGTTATCCGCTTGGCGTGCCGGTTCGCCACATCCTGACCCGGCGGCTATTCGACGCCTGCTGCAGCCGTCAGGGATTGCTGATCGATCCGGCGTTTGAAACCACCTCCATCAGCGCCCTGCTGGCGTTCGCCCGTTACTGCGACGGCGTGGTCATCTCCACCGAGCTGGTGGTGCGGCAATACCTGAAGGATCACGATATGGTGGCGGTGCCGATTACCGGTCAGGACCTAAACGGACTCAACATCGAACTGAACACGCTGGCAGGCCGCACGCTGCCGAAAGCGGTTTCCGCGTTTACCGACCACCTGATTCGGATTATGGAGCAGGAACAGCAGCCGGATGCATAA
- a CDS encoding MFS transporter translates to MQLPGGWLADRFGARVVVAMAIAMWSLFTFLTGIAWSLTALLVIRFLFGLGEGAYPSASVKNAAEQFPPSDKPRMTSLLMSSNYVGSMIAPLLIAPLILALGWRHAFMVIGLFGIAFVLVYTLTVSARPAWVSDEPERLSGAEWRDVMKNPLLWRLAAVWFGLSLINKGLDSWMPIYLMTERHLDLKAVGVLLPIPYVMAGVATACGGWVMTRFFDGRERLMLMGCALLTALFLYLMYSASTVTAVVIAQSCAYFFKSFVLAIAVALPTKVLASRMVGSGIGVINVGGQAAGFIAPLVIGAMVEYFGYPSAFLFLMAAAAFSAVVSLTIHTRPSAKTDMAAQV, encoded by the coding sequence ATGCAGTTGCCCGGCGGCTGGCTGGCGGACCGCTTTGGCGCCAGGGTGGTGGTGGCGATGGCGATAGCCATGTGGTCGCTGTTTACGTTCCTGACCGGTATCGCCTGGTCGTTGACGGCGTTACTGGTGATTCGTTTTCTGTTCGGGTTGGGGGAAGGCGCCTACCCTTCCGCTTCCGTCAAGAATGCGGCGGAGCAGTTCCCGCCGAGTGATAAACCGCGCATGACCTCGCTGCTGATGTCTTCCAACTATGTGGGCAGCATGATTGCGCCGTTGCTGATCGCGCCGCTGATTCTGGCGTTGGGCTGGCGTCATGCGTTCATGGTGATTGGTCTGTTCGGTATCGCCTTCGTGCTGGTCTATACCCTGACCGTCAGCGCCAGGCCGGCATGGGTGTCCGATGAACCGGAGCGCCTGAGCGGTGCGGAGTGGCGCGACGTGATGAAAAATCCGCTGTTATGGCGGCTGGCGGCGGTCTGGTTCGGCCTGAGTTTGATCAACAAGGGGCTGGACTCCTGGATGCCGATTTACCTGATGACCGAACGCCATCTGGACCTGAAAGCGGTGGGGGTACTGTTGCCAATTCCCTACGTGATGGCCGGGGTGGCGACCGCCTGCGGCGGCTGGGTGATGACCCGTTTCTTTGATGGCCGCGAGCGGCTGATGCTGATGGGATGCGCTTTGCTGACCGCCCTGTTCCTGTATCTGATGTACAGCGCGTCGACCGTTACCGCCGTGGTGATAGCGCAGTCCTGCGCCTACTTTTTCAAATCGTTCGTGCTGGCGATCGCCGTGGCGCTGCCGACCAAGGTACTGGCTTCGCGCATGGTGGGGTCCGGCATCGGGGTGATCAACGTTGGCGGTCAGGCGGCCGGGTTTATCGCGCCGCTGGTCATTGGCGCGATGGTGGAGTATTTCGGCTATCCCTCGGCGTTTTTGTTTCTCATGGCGGCAGCCGCGTTCTCGGCGGTGGTGAGCCTGACTATTCATACGCGCCCGTCGGCGAAAACCGACATGGCAGCGCAGGTTTGA
- the menC gene encoding o-succinylbenzoate synthase, producing MKIDKIVLRQMKMTLKTPFTTSFATQTEKYFTVVEAHSGDVVGYGDCSAISLPFYNEETNVTAWHIMRDFLVPMLRQVGEIRHPSEVRDIFAPVRRNNCAKAAVEGAIWDAYTRQKQTPLWRELGGVRDRVEAGVSIGIQPTPADLVRVVAGYREEGYRRIKIKIKPGKDLAYIQALRSGFGDITLMVDANSAYSLDDIPLFREFDKYNLLMIEQPLAHDDIVDHRKLQAAIETPICLDESIASVDDARKAIELGSGRIINIKVARVGGITETKLIHDFCQDAGVPVWCGGMLDTAVGKAHNIAVATLPNFLLAHDIPPSSRYWAQDFMLPEVTLDQDSMVAVPDKPGIGFEINPELYARYCYGEETIHF from the coding sequence ATGAAAATAGACAAAATTGTATTGCGTCAGATGAAAATGACGCTGAAAACCCCGTTTACCACCAGCTTTGCCACCCAGACGGAAAAGTACTTCACCGTAGTGGAAGCGCATAGCGGCGATGTGGTGGGCTACGGCGACTGTTCGGCGATTTCACTACCGTTTTACAACGAGGAAACCAACGTTACCGCCTGGCACATCATGCGCGATTTTCTGGTGCCGATGTTGCGTCAGGTCGGCGAGATTCGCCATCCTTCCGAGGTGCGCGACATTTTTGCGCCGGTACGCCGCAACAATTGCGCCAAGGCGGCGGTGGAGGGCGCGATATGGGACGCCTACACCAGGCAAAAACAGACGCCGCTGTGGCGTGAACTGGGCGGCGTGCGCGATCGGGTCGAAGCGGGTGTGAGCATCGGTATTCAGCCGACGCCGGCGGATTTGGTGCGTGTGGTGGCGGGCTACCGGGAAGAAGGCTATCGCCGTATCAAGATTAAGATCAAACCGGGTAAGGATCTGGCCTATATTCAGGCGCTGCGCAGTGGATTCGGCGACATTACCCTGATGGTGGACGCCAACTCCGCCTACTCGCTGGACGATATTCCGCTGTTCCGTGAGTTCGACAAATACAACCTGCTGATGATCGAACAACCGCTGGCGCACGACGATATCGTCGATCACCGCAAGTTACAGGCGGCGATTGAGACGCCGATCTGCCTGGATGAGAGCATTGCTTCGGTGGACGATGCCCGCAAAGCCATTGAGCTGGGCAGCGGCCGCATCATCAATATCAAGGTGGCGCGGGTGGGCGGCATCACCGAAACCAAACTGATCCACGATTTCTGTCAGGATGCCGGCGTTCCGGTATGGTGTGGCGGCATGCTGGATACCGCGGTGGGTAAGGCGCACAACATTGCGGTCGCGACGCTGCCCAATTTCCTGCTGGCGCATGACATTCCGCCGTCATCACGCTACTGGGCGCAGGACTTCATGCTGCCGGAAGTGACGCTGGATCAGGACAGCATGGTGGCGGTGCCGGATAAGCCGGGCATCGGCTTTGAGATCAATCCGGAACTTTATGCTCGTTATTGCTACGGTGAGGAAACCATCCACTTTTAA
- a CDS encoding nucleoside recognition domain-containing protein, translating to MNVIGIIMSSGKASVDVALYTLLPIMVVMLVIMRFLEVKGVVDALVRWMAPILKPFGLTGMSTFALIQLNFVSFAAPLATLSIMDKRGVSDRHMAATLAMVFAMGQGNVFYPLTPFGLHWAAAIVISIIGGLAAAALTYHVLGRKLSAVEGGRSGDVPAEEPAARGVIGIINSAGADAIRLALGSVPMLILSMTIVGILESAGAVTALERFFSPLLASANISPVFVMPTLVKCLAGGTAYFGVMSDLIQQGKMTASQINASAGLLIQTFDLPGIGIFLGVGSRFTRLFRYAALGAVFGILVRTLLHVAVF from the coding sequence ATGAACGTGATTGGAATCATCATGTCATCGGGGAAAGCCTCCGTTGACGTTGCGCTGTATACACTGTTGCCGATTATGGTCGTGATGCTGGTCATCATGCGTTTTCTGGAAGTGAAAGGCGTTGTCGATGCGCTGGTTCGGTGGATGGCGCCGATTCTTAAGCCCTTCGGGCTAACCGGTATGAGCACCTTTGCGCTGATTCAGCTCAACTTTGTCAGTTTTGCCGCGCCGCTGGCGACGCTGTCGATAATGGATAAGCGCGGCGTGTCCGATCGCCATATGGCGGCAACGCTGGCGATGGTGTTCGCGATGGGGCAGGGCAACGTATTTTATCCGCTGACGCCGTTTGGCCTGCACTGGGCGGCGGCCATCGTAATATCGATTATCGGCGGGCTGGCGGCGGCCGCGCTGACCTACCATGTGCTGGGGCGCAAATTATCCGCCGTGGAAGGCGGGCGTTCCGGCGACGTTCCGGCCGAAGAGCCGGCGGCCAGAGGCGTTATCGGCATCATTAATAGCGCGGGGGCGGATGCCATCAGACTGGCGCTCGGATCGGTGCCGATGCTGATTCTCTCTATGACGATTGTCGGCATACTGGAATCCGCCGGCGCGGTGACGGCGCTTGAGCGCTTTTTCTCGCCGCTGCTGGCGTCGGCCAATATTTCTCCTGTTTTCGTGATGCCGACGCTGGTGAAATGTCTGGCGGGCGGCACCGCTTATTTTGGCGTGATGTCAGATCTGATTCAGCAGGGAAAAATGACCGCCAGTCAGATCAATGCTTCCGCCGGTCTGTTGATACAGACCTTTGATTTACCGGGCATCGGCATTTTTCTGGGGGTTGGTTCCCGCTTCACCCGCCTGTTCCGCTACGCCGCGCTCGGGGCTGTGTTCGGCATTCTGGTCAGAACCCTGTTGCACGTGGCGGTGTTTTAG
- a CDS encoding double zinc ribbon domain-containing protein yields the protein MSCPNCRSLNAATARFCQQCGSSLVPAACPQCGTSVQAGAKFCGQCGNTIT from the coding sequence ATGAGTTGTCCGAATTGCCGGTCGCTCAATGCCGCCACCGCGCGTTTCTGCCAGCAATGTGGCTCATCGCTCGTGCCGGCAGCTTGCCCGCAATGCGGCACCTCGGTACAGGCTGGCGCGAAGTTTTGCGGTCAGTGCGGGAACACCATTACCTGA
- a CDS encoding transporter substrate-binding domain-containing protein has translation MFRKLSLLKLIVIFTISPFAFAKQDVIRIGVDLTFPPFQERDKYGNPAGFDIDITDAICKSVNAKCDYIVNTFDAQIPALLAKKIDVISPLGVTKKRKESIDFSDYLFHIPTRFVARKEANLLPQVDMLRGKNIAVQQGTIQEAYANKHWLPEGVNVITYPDQEAIYEDLYAGRVDGALSPSVALTFGFLQTPEGKDFELKGPEITDADLFSIGSAYGIRKGDTETKQMLNQGLKNIMNSGEFSSIKKRYFGDIDLSVKE, from the coding sequence ATGTTCAGAAAATTATCTCTCCTGAAACTCATTGTTATTTTTACTATTTCACCGTTTGCATTTGCCAAGCAGGACGTCATTCGCATTGGCGTCGATTTGACTTTTCCTCCCTTTCAAGAAAGAGATAAATATGGCAACCCAGCGGGGTTTGATATCGATATAACCGACGCCATCTGTAAATCAGTAAATGCAAAATGTGACTATATCGTAAACACATTCGATGCTCAGATCCCGGCCCTTCTCGCCAAAAAAATAGACGTTATTTCACCACTTGGCGTGACAAAAAAGAGAAAGGAATCGATAGATTTCAGCGACTATCTTTTTCATATACCAACCCGATTTGTCGCCAGGAAAGAGGCTAACCTTCTTCCTCAGGTCGACATGCTGCGAGGGAAAAATATAGCGGTACAACAAGGAACCATTCAGGAGGCCTACGCCAACAAACACTGGCTGCCGGAAGGGGTTAACGTTATAACCTACCCTGATCAGGAAGCCATTTACGAAGATTTATATGCCGGGAGGGTTGACGGTGCGCTGAGCCCATCGGTTGCTCTGACATTCGGATTCCTGCAAACCCCGGAAGGTAAGGATTTTGAGTTAAAAGGCCCGGAAATAACCGATGCGGATTTGTTCAGTATCGGTTCAGCATACGGTATACGCAAAGGCGATACGGAAACAAAGCAGATGCTCAATCAGGGCCTGAAAAACATAATGAACAGCGGTGAATTTTCCAGTATCAAGAAACGGTATTTTGGCGATATTGATTTAAGCGTAAAAGAATAG
- a CDS encoding NAD(P)-dependent oxidoreductase — MKITLFGATGKTGSYLIDEGLTRGMDMTVFARPNSPFENANVRVIHGELTDRERLREAISGADAVLSALGPTSLKHPKNLPITAAMSAITAVIKQEGVKRLIAVSTGTAPDPEDRFDLKIRFPALLIRFAMPGSFQDIIGLANTIRASELDWTMVRVPFLKNTPASNRLNVGLYGRTTHSQTVSRQDVALFMFDQISNPEFVNQAPGISSR; from the coding sequence ATGAAAATAACCCTTTTCGGTGCAACCGGAAAAACCGGCAGCTATCTGATTGATGAAGGATTAACGCGCGGCATGGATATGACGGTCTTTGCCCGACCGAACAGCCCATTTGAAAACGCCAACGTACGAGTCATACACGGAGAACTCACCGACAGAGAGCGTCTAAGAGAGGCTATTTCGGGTGCTGACGCGGTGTTGTCGGCACTCGGCCCGACTTCACTAAAACACCCCAAAAACTTGCCGATTACCGCCGCCATGAGCGCCATCACTGCGGTAATAAAGCAGGAAGGCGTAAAGCGCCTGATTGCCGTATCAACCGGTACAGCCCCAGATCCTGAAGACAGATTTGATCTAAAAATCAGGTTCCCGGCATTACTTATCCGGTTTGCGATGCCCGGCTCCTTTCAGGACATTATCGGATTGGCAAACACGATACGCGCTTCAGAGCTGGACTGGACGATGGTCCGTGTGCCATTCCTGAAAAACACGCCCGCGTCAAACCGCCTGAATGTCGGGCTGTATGGACGCACAACACATTCGCAGACGGTCTCTCGTCAGGACGTTGCCCTATTTATGTTCGATCAAATCTCGAACCCCGAATTTGTTAATCAGGCACCCGGCATCAGCTCACGATAG
- a CDS encoding DoxX family protein has translation MAATYTYWISTVLLSLLYFTSAALYVTKSADVRKIQAELGYSASNLVPFMIVVKVLGPIAILSRFNVALGDLAYAGILYHLILSGLAHLGVHKSKGAIPAAVGLILLAASFATQNVAREPSSPYAPVAIAIQALR, from the coding sequence ATGGCCGCTACCTATACCTATTGGATCAGTACCGTTCTACTCTCTCTGCTCTATTTCACTTCAGCCGCGCTATATGTCACGAAGAGCGCCGATGTTCGAAAGATACAGGCAGAGCTGGGCTACTCCGCTTCCAACCTCGTTCCCTTCATGATCGTGGTAAAAGTACTGGGCCCGATTGCAATTCTGTCACGCTTCAATGTGGCACTCGGCGATCTTGCGTATGCCGGCATCTTGTATCACCTGATTTTATCCGGACTCGCACACCTTGGTGTTCACAAATCCAAAGGCGCTATTCCGGCAGCCGTAGGGCTCATCCTTCTGGCAGCCTCTTTCGCGACACAAAACGTTGCTCGGGAACCTTCATCGCCCTACGCACCTGTTGCAATAGCAATCCAGGCACTTCGTTAA
- a CDS encoding winged helix-turn-helix transcriptional regulator: MENHTNEDDEINMHEEMRRAFALLSGKWKLEIMWLLSQRIYRFGELRKAIPGITQHMLTAQLRELEADGLVSRTVFAEVPPRVEYEITQKARGLGPTMEALTAWWQVYGGTIPKRPTARGRKAK; this comes from the coding sequence ATGGAAAACCATACTAATGAAGATGATGAGATCAATATGCACGAAGAAATGCGTCGGGCATTCGCGTTGCTCTCGGGTAAATGGAAGCTGGAGATCATGTGGTTGCTCAGTCAGCGAATCTACCGTTTTGGTGAATTGCGCAAAGCCATTCCCGGTATTACGCAGCACATGCTGACGGCTCAGCTTCGTGAACTGGAAGCGGATGGGTTGGTATCACGCACAGTCTTCGCAGAAGTACCGCCGCGCGTCGAATATGAAATCACCCAGAAGGCTCGCGGACTGGGGCCAACGATGGAGGCGTTGACGGCGTGGTGGCAGGTGTATGGCGGCACGATACCGAAGCGGCCGACCGCGCGCGGGCGCAAGGCTAAATAG
- a CDS encoding SDR family NAD(P)-dependent oxidoreductase — MSKIWFITGASRGFGRRFVEAALQRGDKVAATARTTDSLADLVAAHGSAILPLSLNVTDKSAVTDAVSQAHAHFGRLDVVVNNAGYGVFGMIEEMSEQEVRTQFETNVLGTLWVTQAALPYLRAQGSGHIIMLSSLLGLASFPTTGIYSASKASVEAFADALSQEVAAFGIKVTIVEPGPFSTDFSASAVYASPLESYSGVHDAFNASFSAMPIADPDIVGPALLKVVDADDPPLRIFFGPLASQVIPYVYAERLKTWEAWGDVGVGTQHR, encoded by the coding sequence ATGAGTAAAATTTGGTTTATCACCGGCGCCTCTCGCGGTTTCGGCCGTCGTTTTGTTGAGGCGGCACTGCAGCGTGGCGATAAAGTTGCCGCCACCGCGCGCACTACCGATTCATTGGCCGATCTGGTTGCGGCTCATGGCAGCGCGATTTTACCGTTATCGCTGAATGTGACCGATAAGTCGGCCGTAACCGACGCCGTCAGTCAGGCGCACGCGCACTTCGGGCGGCTGGATGTCGTCGTCAACAATGCCGGTTATGGCGTTTTCGGCATGATTGAAGAGATGAGTGAACAAGAGGTACGCACCCAATTCGAGACCAACGTGCTGGGTACGCTGTGGGTAACGCAGGCAGCGTTGCCCTACCTGCGCGCTCAGGGCAGCGGCCATATCATCATGTTATCCAGCCTGCTCGGCCTCGCCTCCTTCCCGACAACCGGCATCTACAGCGCGTCTAAAGCGTCTGTCGAAGCCTTTGCCGACGCGTTATCCCAGGAGGTCGCCGCCTTCGGCATTAAAGTGACGATTGTCGAACCCGGCCCGTTCAGCACCGACTTTTCCGCTTCTGCGGTGTATGCCTCACCGCTGGAATCTTACAGCGGGGTGCATGATGCGTTTAACGCCAGTTTCTCCGCTATGCCGATCGCCGATCCCGATATCGTCGGCCCGGCGCTGCTGAAAGTGGTCGATGCCGACGACCCGCCGCTGCGGATCTTCTTTGGTCCGCTTGCCAGCCAGGTTATCCCGTATGTCTATGCCGAGCGGCTCAAGACCTGGGAAGCGTGGGGAGATGTGGGCGTCGGAACCCAACACCGCTAA
- the fabF gene encoding beta-ketoacyl-ACP synthase II: MSTGNTIRIVVTGTGIVGPLGCGSETVWSRLLAGQSGIRTLPVEITEGTGTLIGGQVPDRNDDPLAGYDAGDVIAPKERKKMDRFIEFALMAAKEALSQAGWNPAEESQRQRTATIIASGIGGFGAIAEAVRTTDERGPRRLSPFSAPSFLANMAAGHVSIAHGFKGPIGAPVTACAAGVQAIGDAARLIRSGEADIALCGGTEAALHRVSLGCFAAARALSTAFNDRPQEASRPFDRDRDGFVMAEGAGLLVIESLDHALARGARPLAELVGYGTSADAHHLTAGPEDGNGAQYAMQQALRQAGIAPGEVQHINAHATSTPVGDRGELSAIRAVFGTDSNVAITSTKSSTGHLLGAAGGIEAIFTVLALRDQIAPPTLNLTHPDELASNLNLVATSARAMPMQYALSNGFGFGGVNASVLFRRWDAE, encoded by the coding sequence ATGAGTACGGGAAACACTATACGTATTGTCGTGACAGGAACCGGTATCGTCGGGCCGTTGGGGTGTGGTAGCGAAACTGTATGGTCCCGCCTGCTGGCCGGACAATCAGGTATTCGAACGTTACCTGTCGAGATTACCGAGGGTACAGGCACGTTGATCGGTGGGCAGGTGCCGGATCGCAATGACGATCCGCTGGCGGGTTATGACGCCGGGGACGTTATTGCGCCCAAAGAACGCAAGAAAATGGATCGCTTCATTGAGTTTGCGTTAATGGCTGCCAAAGAAGCGCTCTCTCAGGCGGGATGGAACCCAGCCGAAGAATCTCAACGCCAGCGAACGGCCACGATCATTGCCTCTGGTATCGGTGGTTTTGGCGCCATCGCCGAGGCGGTGCGTACCACCGATGAGCGCGGGCCGCGTCGGTTGTCGCCATTTAGCGCACCGTCCTTTCTCGCCAACATGGCGGCGGGCCATGTTTCTATCGCACATGGCTTCAAAGGGCCGATTGGTGCGCCGGTCACCGCCTGCGCCGCAGGTGTGCAGGCTATCGGCGATGCGGCACGGCTGATACGCAGTGGCGAAGCGGACATCGCCTTATGCGGCGGCACCGAGGCGGCGCTACATCGCGTCTCACTCGGATGCTTTGCAGCGGCTCGGGCGCTGTCAACCGCATTCAACGATCGCCCTCAGGAAGCTTCTCGCCCCTTTGACAGGGATCGGGATGGTTTTGTGATGGCCGAAGGCGCCGGGCTGCTGGTCATCGAGTCCCTCGACCATGCACTGGCGCGCGGCGCTCGCCCGCTGGCGGAGCTGGTCGGCTACGGTACCAGTGCCGATGCCCACCACCTGACGGCTGGTCCGGAAGATGGCAACGGCGCTCAGTACGCGATGCAGCAAGCACTACGACAAGCCGGCATCGCCCCCGGCGAGGTTCAGCACATCAACGCACATGCTACCTCCACTCCGGTCGGCGATCGGGGAGAGCTGAGCGCGATTCGGGCTGTGTTCGGAACCGACTCCAACGTCGCGATCACATCAACCAAATCCAGTACCGGTCATTTACTGGGAGCGGCCGGCGGCATCGAGGCCATTTTCACGGTTCTGGCGCTGCGCGATCAAATTGCTCCCCCGACCCTCAACCTTACTCATCCCGATGAGTTAGCCAGCAACCTTAACCTGGTGGCGACATCCGCGCGGGCAATGCCGATGCAGTATGCCTTGTCGAATGGATTTGGGTTCGGCGGAGTGAACGCCAGCGTGCTGTTTCGCCGTTGGGACGCGGAGTAA
- a CDS encoding oxidoreductase translates to MSKQKVVVVTGVSSGIGRAVAKKFASQGCVVFGTVRNINTANALPGVELIEMDVRDDDAVQRGIQSIVGRTQRIDVLINNAGTGLVGAVEETSTAEAAALFDTNVFSILRTVQAVLPLMRAQGSGRIVNVSSVLGFLPAPYMGLYSASKHAVEGLTESLDHEVRQFGIRVTLVEPSFTRTNLDINAPQTSAKLDSYDRERGLASHAIVNSVKNAPDPEGVAATIVDAALGPWQMRRTPSGQASLLRKLRRFMPAGPVDSSLRKTFGLN, encoded by the coding sequence ATGTCAAAACAAAAGGTTGTGGTGGTTACCGGCGTATCGTCAGGCATAGGACGTGCCGTAGCAAAGAAATTTGCCAGTCAGGGCTGTGTGGTCTTCGGCACCGTACGCAACATCAATACGGCGAATGCCTTGCCCGGTGTGGAACTGATCGAAATGGATGTGCGTGACGACGACGCCGTACAGCGCGGCATTCAGTCTATCGTTGGGCGAACTCAACGTATTGATGTGCTTATCAATAACGCGGGAACGGGCTTAGTCGGCGCGGTGGAAGAGACGTCGACGGCGGAAGCGGCCGCCCTGTTCGATACCAACGTGTTCAGTATCTTGCGCACGGTACAGGCGGTGCTGCCGCTCATGCGGGCGCAGGGTAGCGGGCGGATCGTCAATGTCAGTTCGGTGCTCGGTTTCCTCCCGGCGCCGTACATGGGGCTGTATTCAGCCTCCAAGCACGCGGTGGAGGGGTTAACGGAAAGTCTGGATCACGAAGTACGCCAGTTTGGTATCCGCGTCACGCTGGTGGAACCGTCTTTCACCCGAACCAATCTGGATATCAATGCGCCGCAGACCAGCGCCAAACTCGACAGCTACGATCGCGAGCGGGGACTGGCATCACACGCCATCGTCAACAGCGTCAAAAATGCTCCCGATCCTGAAGGGGTGGCCGCCACGATTGTCGATGCCGCGCTGGGACCGTGGCAGATGCGTCGTACACCGTCGGGGCAAGCCTCTCTGCTACGTAAATTGCGCCGCTTTATGCCTGCCGGACCGGTCGATTCCAGTTTACGCAAAACCTTCGGGCTCAATTGA